The region TGTAGGCGTCGCCCCGCCAATAGCGCCGGACGTCGTCGCGGTAGCGCCCGTTCCATTCGGCCCAGCGGTGGTCGCCGAAGGAGCCGACCTGGTAGGCTCCGCCCGCGTCCCAGGCCTCGGCGATGAGCTTGACGTCGCGGAGGACGGGGTCTTCGGCGATGCGCTCGACGAGCGGGGGGTTCTCGACGACCTGGCCGTCCTGGTCGCGGCCGAGGATGGAGGCCAGGTCGAAGCGGAAACCGTCGACATGCATGACGGAGACCCAGTAGCGGAGGCAATCGAGGATGAAGTCGCGGACGAGGGGGTGGTTGCAGTTGACGGTGTTTCCACAGCCGGAATAGTTGAGGTAGCTGCCGTTGTCGTCGAGCATGTAGAAGATGGAGTTGATCATGCCCCGGAAGCAGAGGGTTGGCCCGCGCTCGTTTCCCTCGGAGGTATGGTTGAAGACGACGTCGAGGATGACCTCCAGGCCCGCGCGGTGCACTTCCTCGACCATTTCGCGGAATTCAATGAGGTGCTCGCAGGTTTCGGCGCTGCACGCAAGGTTGCCGGCGGGGGCGAAGAAACCGATGCTGTTGTAGCCCCAGTAATTGGTCAGTTCCTCGCGCCCGTTGATGCTGCACCGGCCGAGTCGCGTCTCGCCGGGTTCCTGGATGGGGAGCAGTTCGATCGCGGTGACGCCGAGGTCTTTGAGGTAGGGGAGCTTCTCGATCAGCCCGCGGTACGTGCCGGGATGCGCGACGCCGGAGGAGGGGTGTTTCGTGAGGCCGCGCACGTGGACTTCGTAGATGATAGTTTCGTTGATGGGGGTGCGGGGCCGCAGATCGCCGGACCGATAGTAGGATTCGGCGACCGTTACGGACTTGATCGTGCCGTCGTACACGTTGCCCGCGAAGGCCTTGGCGTAGGGGTCCAACAGGAAGTTGCGGGGATTGAAGTGGTGGCCTTCCTCCGGGGCGTGGGGGCCATCCATCCGGTACTTGTAGTAGAGCACGCGGGGGGCGTTTTCGATGAAGATCGTCCAGACGTCGCCGGTGCGGTCGCGCCGCGAGTCGAACTCGACTTCCCAGGCGGGTTCCAGGTCTTCCCGGGCGGCGTAAATGCAGAGCCACACCCGCGTTGCGAAGCGGCTAACGACGGAGAAGCGGGTGCCGTTGTCGGTGACCACGGCGCCGAGGCGGTAGGGTCGGCCGGGGAGCACGTTGAAGCGCGCGATCTCCTCGGGGGTGAGTCTATTGTGCCGCTGGGTCTGTGCCACGTTCATGGGCAGGTACTTCCTATCTTGCGGGTAGCGTATTGGTAACAGTCTAGCCGTCTGAAGCAAAGAGGATTTTCAACCACGAATGAACACGAATTCACACGAATAAGAGAGACTGTTGACCGGGCTCGAGAACCCAAGTGGAACGATAATAGGCCCGCCTTTGAGCCTTTGAAGAGGAGAATCTTCCCATGGATTTGCACAGACCGCCACAGATGAAGCGTAGAGACAGACAGCCGGTACCGTTACACAGGTGAGGGATTCGTATTCGAATCAGGAGATCTCCTGGCGTAAGGAGAGGGAGTATTCCTGATCTATCTGTGCGGGCCTGCGCGAACCTTTGGGAAAACTCCCTCGTTGCGGCGAAAGGTTTGATCTATGTTCTCCGCAGCCAATCAGGTTTCTTGTTGCCTGGATGGCTGGCTGCGGGCCTGGGAAAAGGCCGGAGGAACTGAATCTCGGATTCCTATTCGTGTCCATTCGTGTCCATTCGTGGTTAAACTGCTACTCAACTTCATGCGGCTAAAGAATTACGCGTATTGTAGCAGGCGCGTTCGGGGGCGCGTTAGCGGCCGGGGCGGGGTCAAGGGTTGGGATCCGTGCCGCGCTTCCAGGCTTCGGCGTCTTCGAGAATGCGGTCCCAGTCAAAGGGCTCCGGTTCGTTGTCCCGGCCCTCGCGCTCCCAGCGGCGTATGATGCGCCGGTTGCGGATGACGCGCACGCCG is a window of Candidatus Hydrogenedentota bacterium DNA encoding:
- the glgX gene encoding glycogen debranching protein GlgX; protein product: MNVAQTQRHNRLTPEEIARFNVLPGRPYRLGAVVTDNGTRFSVVSRFATRVWLCIYAAREDLEPAWEVEFDSRRDRTGDVWTIFIENAPRVLYYKYRMDGPHAPEEGHHFNPRNFLLDPYAKAFAGNVYDGTIKSVTVAESYYRSGDLRPRTPINETIIYEVHVRGLTKHPSSGVAHPGTYRGLIEKLPYLKDLGVTAIELLPIQEPGETRLGRCSINGREELTNYWGYNSIGFFAPAGNLACSAETCEHLIEFREMVEEVHRAGLEVILDVVFNHTSEGNERGPTLCFRGMINSIFYMLDDNGSYLNYSGCGNTVNCNHPLVRDFILDCLRYWVSVMHVDGFRFDLASILGRDQDGQVVENPPLVERIAEDPVLRDVKLIAEAWDAGGAYQVGSFGDHRWAEWNGRYRDDVRRYWRGDAYTRGAFASRMMGSADVYEWAGRTPEHSINFVTCHDGFTLRDLVSFARKHNWTNGEGNRDGSNDNISINCGVEGETSNAWVNGLRARMQKNYLATLFLSLGVPMLLGGDEFGRTQRGNNNAYCQDNDISWFDWTLLEKNAELHGFCKDLIAFRKAQPALRRPTYFPHVEDAAEAEVVWFDERGSAVDWQSTDTQLAYMIRPRANGGVALYLMFNNTEEDITFRLPPGSWNTRIDTGQDAPRDRYLDAAAAPAQNSAFECRARSVAVLSQ